CACATAGGCAGTCCTTTGATGTCTTGAAAATGACCAGGTGTAGGTGAAATGTTTTATACTTACTTTTCCATCACCATAAAGATTCTAGGAAGCACTTGTCTTCATTTATCCCGGGGAAGGTGGAAGATCTCGGTAAAGCCTTGGAGTCTTATGAGGTGTTGGCAGGATGCGGTTGATACTCCCTGTATTTTAATTCGTGTTTTCTTGGGAGGAGAGAGGGCATGGAGTATAGGTGGAAGGCCCAGAAAGAGCCAAACGATCTAGTTGTTTTTCTAAAGTTCTCAGTAACAACCAGTTGTGACGTcttaagagagaaagaaggccTTTTACAGATGGACAGAACATGCTTCTTCTCGGCCCGGCCACAGTTGGGAGAAGGTGGCTGGTAAGCACATGATGCAGTTGAGTTGATTTACATTACAAGTTGCAAATCAGGGTCTGTGCATTGAGTTTCCCTCCGGTTGTGAAAGGGGTCTAAGCGCTTTGCTGGGGCCTGGCAGGCCCCTCCCCTGGGCTGCAAGGATCCGCCCCTCTATTCCCCAGATAAATTCCTAGTGTCCACCAAATTCCTCAGCGCTCGCTCACCCTCCTCTACGGCCACGACTCTGGGAGTGGGGAAACAGAGAGCCGGTTCCTCTGCTGCAGAAGTCCTCGGGGTTCCTTCTCACAACTCTGCGAAGGGGAAAGGGTTGTGAGACCCAACCAGACCCCAACTCCAGCTCCCAGCAGGAGGTGGCTGCGCCACACTCGGGAGGCCTCTTGGTTTcagggtctctctgtctctctctcaccctcctcctctctttctctgtctctctgtctctctctctctctctccctcgtCCACTCCCCCAAACATGTCCACCGGCTCCCTCAGCGATGTGGAGGACCTTCAAGAGGTGGAGATGTTGGAATGTGACGGGTTGAAAATGGATTCGAACAAGGAATTTGTGACTTCCAACGAGAGCACCGAGGAGAGCTCCAACTGCGAGAATGGGTCTCCCCAGAAGGGCCGCGGCGGCCTGGGCAAGAGGAGGAAGGCGCCCACCAAGAAGAGCCCCCTGAGCGGGGTCAGCCAGGAGGGGAAGCAGGTACAGCGCAACGCCGCCAACGCGCGAGAGCGGGCCCGCATGCGAGTGCTGAGCAAGGCCTTCTCCAGACTCAAGACCACCCTGCCCTGGGTGCCCCCCGACACTAAGCTCTCCAAGCTGGACACGCTCAGGCTGGCGTCCAGCTACATCGCCCACTTGAGGCAGATCCTGGCTAACGACAAATACGAGAACGGGTACATTCACCCGGTCAACCTGGTGAGTGCTCCCGGGGCTGCAGCTGCAGTCCAGGCGCGCCCGCACTCCCGCCTGCGGTGGGCGCGAGTGCGCgcggggctgggagtgggggtgtGGGCGCGGCGGTGACTTACACACCTCGACCACCGCGGGCCTAGAGCCTCCAGGGACCGGAGGCGGGCGGTCTAGACACGGCCCTCGCTCTCTGCCCTACCAGCCCCCGGAGCGGGAGTGATTTATGCGAGGGTTTGACGTGGCAGCCCAATTAAAAGTTGGCAAGTGTGTTGAGCTGGCACAGAGGAGGGATCCCCCGCTCCCGCTCCATCGCCATCCtccctggggtgcagtggctgctGCGGAACTGAGAACACTGACAAGACGCTGCGAGCGGACAGGCATTTTGttaatccttttttcttcttttagcagAGAGTGGAACTTGATTTTCCTTAACTTGTAAATAAAAACACCCAACTCCGTTTCTTTCACAAGCATATTTAGGACCATTGGATAAGGACACATCTATGCCCCCCAAATTGTCCATGTAAGCCCTTAACCACTTAAATATTCTGTGCTTCTCCTATAAGtggattaatatttttaaatcccaGAAGTTCTAGTAATGATCAGCAAAATCAGTAAATCCTCACTAGTATGAGtgtaataaatactaaaataggTCACTCTCATCCAAGATTTAAGAAATGTTACCTTTTATCTTAAAAAGTAATGCCCATTGAGCCTAATTTTTTAACACAAAAAACTGATAATCATTGAGTCTACttttttctcaaatgtattttactgtttaagaaaatatcttaatttttttcatttgattttattttaaaatttctaggatgtaaagaaaaacaataacaacaacttaCTAGGATCTCTGTTTGTATATGATAAGAATGagagatttttccttttaaaaggcaagtCTTATCAGCCAGCACTAGAGCAGTAGTGAGAGGGGTCTGAATTGTCTTCTCACCGAATTGGTTTCTGGAATTGCTGGAGAAGAAGATGCAAACCCACATTTTGCcatgaaaaatgttttctctccAATTGAAAGTTTGGGGTTTTTTCCCCCCAATGagtaaatagctttttaaaatctccACCTAAAATGAAAGTGTTGCCTCGAATATTTACAACTGCTACTCTCTTCATCTTTGAATAAGAAACTTAAATGAGCTTTATTGTAAAACAGCccggagaaaggaagagaaagcataCTTTCTCAGTCCAGCATGAAGACGATCTTAAATTAAAAGTCAGTGTAGtatagcattttttttccttaagaggtGGTGATTAATCTAGAAGCTGTAGTCAAAGCCGGTGTTTGCGATGGAAGAAACGAAAGTCGGACTAGGGAAATAGATGGTGATGAAAGGCGATGAAAGCGACAGGGCCCAGAAACCCGACCACCGCCTCAGAAGGAGGCCAGGAGGGCGCTTCGCCCCGAACTCGGTGCCCAGTAGGCACAAGGTCGTTCTGGGCTTCCCGGCTCAGACTGCCAAAGCGTCTGCCTCCAGGCAGTGCCACAGCACCACCCACTCTCGGCTTCCCGGGGCTTCCTGCATTGAGTCTCACAGGGAACCCAGTATGAGCCCTTTTGGCTCTCGTTCTAAAagaccaccaccagcaccaccaccacttcGAGCTGTGACTTGGCGCCAAAGCAGCTATTTGCTTTATGCAGCCGCAGGGTGCGCTAGGACCGGGAGTAAATTGCAGAGATAACCGGTCTCTCCAGCGCACCGCCTGCCCCCACCGCCCCCCTTCCTTTCATCTCAGGGCCCGAGTCCACCCCACCCCCTCCGCCACGGCCACTTACCTCCTCCACCCTCTTCTTTCCCGCAGACGTGGCCCTTTATGGTGGCCGGGAAACCCGAGAGTGACCTGAAGGAAGTGGTGACCGCGAGCCGCTTATGTGGAACCACCGCGTCCTGACCTTGGAGGTGCGAGTCTGGGAAAGGCGCGCTCCCGGGGGGAGCGGGCCCCGGGAAGGCGACCCCTGCCCTCAGTGCTCTCTGTCTCTGCTTCCCCCTCGCAATGCTCCTCTCTCTGTCCCACCCCGCGAGAACACTTTACAACGACGAGGAGATTCGTTTCCAAACCAGAGGAGATCAATTGTACTTACAAAGATTGCCATCTATTTAACTTTATTAACTTCTACCGTGAATGACTCTGCAAGCCTTGCTGGTCCAAGTgcaatatgtaattataaatatataaatagataagaGCCTATCAATGTATCTTTTGTACAATATGTTGTAAAATGTAGATCATAGGATAGCTGACTTTGACAGTCACATTTATAAAGTAATTCacttaaagatatatatttttttcaaacaagttttgctacttttgaaaataaatctttctttatATTGCTAAAAGCTCTgatatttggtgtgatttttaaaaatatttggaataagAAAGTGGGAAACTATGGGGAAGCTTGATAATGAAAATGGTTCTTTTAAACCTCAATCTAAACTTCTAGAGATAGAAGAAAATTGCATATGAGTTTCATAATGAAGATGCAGATTATGTTTTATACTGaaaccttaaaaaagaaatatatcggTTACTTTTAAGGCTAATAGAAATTATATAACTGTAAACAAAGAATGGGCAGTATTAAAGTTATCCACAGTTACACAGTTCAAGAGTAAAACGCACCAGAAAAAGGAAATCCAATTTTCATGGATTCCACCGTATGACTGCTGACACGGGCGAGAAAGTAAACTCCACCTTTTGTCACCTTCCAGGTGTGGGCATAGCTGCAAACTAGTGAAGAAATAATAGAAGCTATGAAAGATGTAAATTCCATAACCCTTAGGGTGTGTTTCAGGATTTTCAAAGCTCTGCAGCATACATTATCTACATTTCTTATTAATAGTCCATTAATTCTAACAATAAACCCGCATGCCTGCCTTTTGGTTGCTGTTAGCGGGTGCGTTTAGCTCCCGCCACGACTTCCGGCGGACTGggtttaatttaaacattttccagGCTACGGAACAGCTCCTAGGGGAAGATTAAGTTGAGATAAACAGAGAAGCAAGGCCGAGGAGCCTGCGACCCGGCTCCCTCACTGCCCCAGCGCAGCCCGCGGCGGCCGATGCGCCAGATGCCACCGGGGCTGTTTAATGTTCGGGGTTATGACCGCAGTGTTTACAAGACGTCTTCGGTTATTTATACTGTTATTCCTCGCAGAGAGCCTTGAAACTTCCGCTtcatttgctctttcttttcgATTTTTTACCCTTTTTTCTCGGCTTAGTTTGGTACCTGGAGCGAGAGCTTCTCCGCCCTTCCACCAACCCCACAGGCCGCTTCGCGGGTGGAGCCCTCTGCCTGGCCATGGAGGAAGGATCCCGCTAGGCTGGTCCCGACTGGAGAAGCTGCTCTGCCAGGTGTGCTCTCTGTCAGCGACAGTGACCTCATTACCAAGGGGTGGCGACCACATTACCAAGCGCAATTCCCCATTCTCCAAGGGCTGAGAACTTCGGTGACTTCATCCACCTGTCTATTTGCACATGGAGGACTTTTCAAGATGTCAGGATACCCTTCCATCACCCCACCACCGCCACCCCAACTTGACTTTCAAGAACACATTTCAAGCTCTGGCCAGAGTCCGGTTCCTCAAATTCATGTGTTCTCTCCTTTCTACCAGAGGGTTAGAGCCCATGCCTCAACCTATCCAGAGTTCAAATCAAAGAGTCCCCAGTGTGATTCAATTGTTTGCCTTTCACGTTTCGCAAATTTTCCAATCTCCCACTCACGTTTTTACAAAACAAATGCTCTAAATTCTGAGGATTCCAGACAGGCCATCCATAGAGAAATAACTTTTTCTTGCTCATTCCCTTACAACCCCAATCTATACATGGATTTTTAGAAAGTCTTCATGGCTATCTATAGTTCCCTACCAATAATTTGAAGCCTTTGCTTTAGGCAAGAGGCATGTGGCTATGAATAGGGAACACGTAGATTTGACCCTGGTTCTGCATCCAACTAGCTGTTTCTTGAAAGAGCCTGgatcctcagttttcccatctctgcaaacagggataacgGTAATGAGAATGATAATAATCATTATATGCAGACCTTCCTCTTTCATCTTACAGAGGCTTAGTGGGGCTCAAATGAGATTATATCTGTAAAATCCCTTGGTAAAGGAAAAGCTCCGTGAAAATGTCAGTTACTTTTACTAAGTGGCGGGTAGTGAATTATCTGTGCCTAGACCCAAACTGAAAGTGTCTCAGGCAGGAAGCTCCAAGGGGTGTATGTTTATAGCATCCAGGCAATGATCTTCTTTTTTCCACGaactaaaatacctctttttGGTATCTAttgactctttctctctctctttctatctctctttcACCTTGCACCTCTCCCTAATGCTCTCTAAATTTGTCCAGAGCTTTCTTTTTCCTAGAAATCCAGAGAGCAAAGTCAGAGCCTGGCACCTGCATATAGGATGACACTGGTGTCTGATGGTGAGGCTGCCCAGTCCCATCAGGAGCCTCAGCCAAGGAGGGGCCTGGGCACACTCAGGTCCCCATGGTTGTCCATTGAATGGAGTGAGGATCAAGGTGGGAATGACTGGGTGGTGGCTGCCACTAGCCCAGGAACATGACAACGTGACCACACCACACATGCCTCCAACACACACCCACAGTCTAAACATCTCTCCTTCTCAGTGAGCCCTTCTCCCATTCCAGATCATCAGCACACCCACACCCACCATAGGTCTCTCTCCTCCGGTCTTCCCGGAAGGGTAAAACTCCCAGCCTacgctgctccagctccagcccagGTAGTTGGTGTGTCTCAATATGAATAGGGGGTGAGTAGCTTCATAGAAAGAATGGGGAACTCCCTTGGCCTCAAGTCAGTATAGTTTGGAAGTTGGGGGTCGGGGATGTTAAGGGTGGGGAGTATCCTGCCTGTGACCTCTAGGTTATGAAAACTATCTTAGAAGGTGCTTTTAGAAAGAACCAGGAGAACAACCAAAGCAGCTTACAGACGCCTGAACGGAGAATGAAGTGTTTCAAGTAAGCGAGTCTGCAAGTTCTCAGAAGCAGACAGATATCCAATCTGGACTGCAGCCAGGGAAgtcctctctctcgctctctctctctctctctctctctcattgctTGTATGACTTCACAAGCAGCTCAGGATCATTCTAGCAGGCTTTCCCACTGTCAAACAGAGACTTCATTCTAAAAAGAGAAGTGATAAACAGAGCTCCAGCTCTGCTGGCTCTATATATTTACTGATTAGTGGAAAGCACTGACCAAGGAGACTTTTAAGCCAGTGGTTCTTCAGAATCACCTAGATGCCTCCACCCTCCAGAGAtcctgagtccaggagtctgaAGTGGGGCCCTAGGTGATGTCATTGCTGCTGGTCCCGGGACCACATTTTAACAATCAATGTTTTCAGATGTCTCATGAGGAACACTACTTAATGCagtgggaaagaaaatatttcagagaattttttcttaaagaagctGCATATTCTGGACTCTAATTTAGTTTAATTCACTCCAGGATGGCAAGCAGTGGATTCCTAATTCTTAAATGCCATTCAGTCTGGACTTCAAATCACTTGTCTTCAGAAAACAAAAGATTTGTTCCACCCGGGTGTGTGGACATGGATGCGCTCATCCTGTGTTCTCAGACAGATTTCAGTCATTAGATGATGTTTTTAAGTCCTGAGTGGATTAAAGCCAGACTTCTGTTGGCTCCGTTGCGACCTCTAAGGGAGAGAGAAATCTGGGCTCCCTGGAATCACGTCCCCTGCAAGAGAGTCCCTTGGTCCATTCTCGGGCCAGAAAAAAATCTCCCCATCACTCCAGTGCGAGTGGTTGGCCTTGCTCTGGTCCGGCACTGTGTGCGTCGGGAAGTCGGCCTGGAGTTGGGGTTGCAGGGACGCCACGGCTGGTGGCGAGCGCAGCAGGAGTGCGTGGAGAGCTCGCGGCCAGCGGGGAGCTGAGCGCAAAGGCGGAGGAGGGAAGCAGCCTCTGAGGCTTCCCCGCCTGGGAGAAGGGTTTTTGGAAGTAGGCGAGACGGGGAAGGAGTTCTGAGCCTCAGTGCGCACAGCCTCCTTTCCGTCCCTTTCTGGGTGCAATCTCCGGGCCAGCGGGTGCGTGTCCCGCTGCAGATCCGCTGGCTCAGGGATGAGGCGCAGGGCAGGTTCTGGGTTACGTCCCCACACCGCGGGGAACCCAGGTGCGAGCGGGGCGCAGCTGGCCTGCCAACATCCTTTCTTAGCTTTGCATCCTTCGCTCCAAATGCTGGCTCTGCCCTTGGAAACTCGCTGGTTGCCAGCAGCATTCTTCAGAGTCCGCCGGGCTTCCTTCAGGCGTTTGGAGGAACACGCCTTTGATCTTTGGGTCTGGGCAGGCTGCGCGGGCCCACCCTCCTTCCAGTTCACCGAAAGATTAACCACCTCCAAGGACTATTTAAGAGCCCCTCTCAGGGCCGAACggggagaaagggaaagggtgggaaaagGAGGAGAGAGCGTCCCTTTAGAATGCCCCAGAGTGATGAGAACGGACTT
This DNA window, taken from Pan paniscus chromosome 5, NHGRI_mPanPan1-v2.0_pri, whole genome shotgun sequence, encodes the following:
- the TCF21 gene encoding transcription factor 21 gives rise to the protein MSTGSLSDVEDLQEVEMLECDGLKMDSNKEFVTSNESTEESSNCENGSPQKGRGGLGKRRKAPTKKSPLSGVSQEGKQVQRNAANARERARMRVLSKAFSRLKTTLPWVPPDTKLSKLDTLRLASSYIAHLRQILANDKYENGYIHPVNLTWPFMVAGKPESDLKEVVTASRLCGTTAS